The genomic segment TTCGTTTTCGTCATGTCGATCATCGATGGCAAGGATGCGCGAGCGGGCGCGCATCAACGCGCCGCCGCGCCGATCGAAGCGAGCGCCGCATCGATCGCGTCGCCAAGCCGCCCGACGATCGTGTCGATCTGCGGCGCGGTGCAGATGAACGGCGGCGCGAGCAGGATATGATCGCCGAGATGGCCGTCGACGGTGCCGCCCATCGGATACACCATCAGCCCGCGCTGCATCGCCTCGCGCTTGACGATCGCATTCAGCTTCAGCTTCGGATCGAACGGCGCTTTCGTGCCGCGCTCGCGCACGAGCTCGACGCCGACGAAGAGCCCGCGGCCGCGCACGTCGCCAATGTGCGGATGATCGGCCGAGCGCGCGCGCAGCAACGCGCGCAACTGCTCGCCGCGCGCCTTCACGTTGTCGAGCAGCCGGTCCTCGGCGATCACGCGCTGCACTTCGAGCGCGGCCGCACACGCGCTCGCGTGGCCGATGTACGTGTGGCCATGCTGAAAGAAGCCCGAGCCGTCGACGATCGTCCGGTAGATCGCGTCGCTCACGAGCGTCGCGCCGATCGGCTGATAGCCCGCGCCGAGCCCTTTCGCGATCGTCAGGATGTCGGGCGCGACGCCGTCCTCTTCGCACGCGAACAGATAGCCGGTGCGGCCCATCCCCGACATGATCTCGTCGAGGATCAGCAGCACGCCGTACTTGTCGCACACCGCGCGGATCTTGCGGAAATAGTCGCGCACGGGCGGCACCGCGCCCGCCGTCGCGCCGACGACGGTTTCCGCGACGAACGCCGCAA from the Burkholderia humptydooensis genome contains:
- a CDS encoding aspartate aminotransferase family protein, giving the protein MTTVFHRAPRANLPVAVAGDGIEIVDSTGKRYIDACGGAAVSCLGHSNQRVIDAIKRQAQQLPYAHTSFFTTQPAEALADRLVAAAPAGLEHVYFVSGGSEAIEAALKLARQFFVEKGEPARRHFIARRQSYHGNTLGALAIGGNAWRREPFLPLLIEAHHVSPCYAYREQRADETEEAFAQRLADELESRILELGPDTVAAFVAETVVGATAGAVPPVRDYFRKIRAVCDKYGVLLILDEIMSGMGRTGYLFACEEDGVAPDILTIAKGLGAGYQPIGATLVSDAIYRTIVDGSGFFQHGHTYIGHASACAAALEVQRVIAEDRLLDNVKARGEQLRALLRARSADHPHIGDVRGRGLFVGVELVRERGTKAPFDPKLKLNAIVKREAMQRGLMVYPMGGTVDGHLGDHILLAPPFICTAPQIDTIVGRLGDAIDAALASIGAAAR